A section of the Rhizobium sp. Pop5 genome encodes:
- a CDS encoding AraC family transcriptional regulator — protein MKDAEALYRSPHGSAGGLAVTGSGRQHARHAVTERKLPSFAVVLVERGQGFLETAAGGRQRVAGPALFWLFPNRTHSYGPDEAGWDERWALFQGSFTRDFVRLRLLAERHPVVALRHHEEMARLFGQLHSDLADNTNLGQAAAASTLHRIVISAARLAGGAVGRRESEAAMGEIVETLRSQALQPLDLAGFAARHGMSPATLRRKFVAETGLPPKAFQLRARMDHAKQLLVTTDEKIETVAAMIGMDDAFYFSRVFHDREGCSPRQFRARHRRS, from the coding sequence ATGAAAGACGCCGAAGCCCTCTATCGTTCGCCGCACGGCAGCGCCGGCGGGCTTGCCGTCACCGGCAGCGGCCGGCAGCACGCGCGCCACGCGGTGACGGAGAGGAAGCTGCCGAGCTTCGCCGTCGTGCTGGTGGAGCGCGGGCAGGGGTTTCTCGAAACCGCGGCCGGCGGGCGCCAGCGCGTGGCGGGACCGGCTCTCTTTTGGCTGTTTCCGAACCGCACGCATTCCTACGGACCGGATGAGGCGGGCTGGGACGAGCGCTGGGCGCTGTTCCAGGGCTCGTTCACGCGGGATTTCGTGCGGCTGCGGCTCCTTGCCGAGCGCCATCCTGTCGTGGCGCTGCGCCACCACGAGGAGATGGCACGGCTCTTCGGCCAGCTTCATTCAGATCTCGCCGACAATACCAATCTCGGGCAGGCCGCGGCGGCATCGACGCTGCACCGTATCGTGATCTCAGCGGCAAGGTTGGCCGGCGGTGCTGTGGGCCGGCGCGAAAGCGAGGCGGCGATGGGCGAGATTGTCGAGACCTTGCGCAGCCAGGCGCTGCAGCCGCTCGACCTTGCCGGCTTTGCCGCCCGGCACGGCATGTCGCCCGCCACGCTGCGGCGGAAATTCGTTGCCGAAACGGGCCTGCCGCCCAAGGCCTTCCAGCTTCGGGCGCGGATGGACCACGCCAAGCAACTTCTCGTCACCACCGATGAAAAGATCGAAACCGTCGCCGCCATGATCGGCATGGACGATGCCTTCTATTTCTCGCGCGTCTTTCACGACCGTGAAGGCTGCAGCCCCCGGCAATTCCGGGCACGGCACCGCAGGAGCTGA
- a CDS encoding GNAT family N-acetyltransferase: MDAGGVTIRRVGADEVEAFRTIRLEALRAEPASFASRYEDWEVLSIEEWRNRLNEPVFIAFQDGEPIGIMGLFRQRSSKMAHRATIVMVYLRSSLRGTGLAVRLLEAISDHARDIGIRQLELFVSAENPAAIRFYQRQGFAEIGRIPGGVLEEGREIDDVMMARRVDGIL, from the coding sequence ATGGATGCAGGCGGGGTGACGATCAGGCGTGTCGGCGCAGACGAGGTGGAGGCTTTCCGGACTATCCGCCTGGAGGCGCTTCGCGCGGAGCCGGCCTCTTTTGCCAGTCGCTACGAGGACTGGGAGGTGCTGTCTATCGAGGAGTGGCGCAACCGGCTGAACGAGCCGGTTTTCATCGCGTTCCAGGATGGCGAGCCCATCGGCATCATGGGCCTGTTTCGGCAGAGGTCGAGCAAGATGGCCCACCGCGCCACGATCGTCATGGTCTATCTGCGCAGCAGCCTGCGCGGGACCGGGCTTGCCGTCAGACTCCTGGAGGCGATATCCGATCACGCGCGCGATATCGGCATCCGCCAGCTCGAGCTCTTCGTCAGCGCGGAAAACCCGGCGGCGATCCGCTTCTATCAGCGGCAGGGTTTTGCCGAGATCGGCAGGATTCCCGGCGGGGTTCTGGAAGAGGGCAGGGAGATCGACGACGTGATGATGGCGCGGCGGGTGGACGGCATTCTCTAA
- a CDS encoding phytanoyl-CoA dioxygenase family protein codes for MSIALNAEAQRPEVTLAAHGRKLPAKRLGWLTPTDPAIGVAAIRARYEEDGYVWLKGLLPRADVIDFRGWVFSRLAETGLLEPGHDFSLGIAAAEGVDWNLANRRLMSIVRSAAYEGFCAQPRLVHFMDAFLGGISYLHKRKLMRYVQPGTTMATPAHYDLVYLRGGTSRLVTAWIPIGDIPAEMGGLVYLEGSHALGRGMEAEFRARSGDLTPEERISAYNSHMAEGGWVSKDLPAMAERFDRRWLAADYEAGDVVLHSPYMIHAATTNEDRARRLRLSTDIRYQNVDDEIDARWSNHWSLGDML; via the coding sequence ATGTCAATTGCCCTGAACGCCGAGGCCCAAAGGCCCGAGGTTACGCTTGCCGCGCACGGCAGGAAGCTGCCGGCAAAAAGGCTCGGCTGGCTGACGCCGACCGATCCCGCAATCGGCGTCGCAGCCATCCGCGCCCGCTACGAAGAAGACGGCTATGTCTGGCTGAAGGGGCTTCTGCCGCGGGCAGACGTGATCGATTTCCGCGGCTGGGTCTTTTCCCGCCTCGCCGAGACCGGCCTGCTGGAGCCGGGCCACGATTTTTCGCTCGGCATCGCCGCCGCCGAGGGCGTTGACTGGAACCTCGCCAACCGCCGGCTGATGTCGATCGTCCGCTCCGCCGCCTATGAAGGCTTCTGCGCGCAGCCGCGCCTCGTGCACTTCATGGACGCTTTTCTGGGCGGCATCTCCTATCTGCACAAGCGCAAGCTGATGCGCTATGTCCAGCCCGGCACGACGATGGCGACACCCGCCCATTACGACCTGGTCTATCTGCGCGGCGGCACCAGCCGGCTCGTCACCGCCTGGATCCCGATCGGCGACATCCCGGCCGAAATGGGCGGCCTCGTCTATCTCGAAGGCTCGCACGCACTCGGCCGCGGCATGGAGGCCGAATTCCGCGCCCGCAGCGGCGATCTCACCCCGGAGGAGCGCATCAGCGCCTATAACAGCCACATGGCCGAAGGCGGCTGGGTCTCGAAGGATCTTCCCGCCATGGCCGAACGCTTCGACAGGCGCTGGCTCGCCGCCGATTACGAGGCCGGCGACGTCGTGCTCCACTCTCCCTACATGATCCACGCCGCCACCACCAACGAGGACCGCGCCCGCCGCCTGCGCCTCTCCACCGACATCCGCTACCAGAACGTCGACGACGAAATCGACGCCCGCTGGAGCAACCATTGGAGCCTGGGGGATATGTTGTAA
- a CDS encoding aspartate aminotransferase family protein, with protein sequence MSAIASLFQEAARLAAAFRQSAPARHVPRHDYAASLATFDEPLPAAGADMAEVIRQLAEGAEPGLHLTTGPRFFGWVIGGSHPVGVAADFLTSAWGQNAGNHVAAPAAAAVEAVAARWLLDILKLPAESSVGFVTGATVANFTCLAAARGEVLRKAGWDADAKGLFGAPEITVLIGDDAHTTVFSALQFLGLGHDRVLRLPTDRVGRIDPAALPGALASVTGPCIAVLQAGQINTGAFDDFPRIIPALKENGAWVHVDGAFGLWAQASAKFSHLSRGVEAADSWATDGHKWLQTPYDCGYAIVRDELAHRRAMTIAASYLPLAAEGERDPSHYVPELSRRARGFATWAMLKHLGRDGIAALIDQCCASARLLADRLAREPGITILNEATLNQLILRFAADRPDDESDAITRRTIEKIREDAALFAGGAKWRGRDVLRLSVTNFQTTADEARLAADSIIAAFRSVSRG encoded by the coding sequence ATGTCGGCAATCGCATCTCTGTTTCAGGAGGCCGCCCGGCTTGCCGCCGCCTTCCGCCAATCCGCCCCCGCCCGTCATGTGCCCCGTCACGATTATGCCGCCTCCCTTGCAACCTTTGATGAGCCGCTGCCGGCGGCCGGGGCCGATATGGCCGAGGTCATCAGGCAGCTTGCCGAAGGCGCCGAGCCCGGCCTGCATCTGACCACTGGCCCGCGCTTCTTCGGCTGGGTCATCGGCGGCTCGCATCCGGTCGGCGTCGCGGCCGATTTCCTGACCAGCGCCTGGGGCCAGAATGCCGGAAACCACGTCGCCGCCCCGGCGGCGGCCGCCGTCGAAGCCGTCGCGGCGAGATGGCTTCTCGATATATTGAAGCTTCCGGCCGAAAGCTCCGTCGGCTTCGTCACGGGTGCGACGGTCGCAAACTTCACCTGCCTTGCCGCCGCCCGCGGCGAGGTGCTGCGCAAGGCCGGCTGGGATGCCGATGCCAAGGGCCTGTTCGGCGCGCCCGAGATTACCGTGCTGATCGGCGACGACGCCCACACGACCGTCTTCTCCGCGCTGCAATTCTTAGGCCTCGGCCACGATCGCGTGCTGCGCCTGCCGACAGACCGGGTGGGCCGCATCGATCCGGCCGCCCTGCCCGGCGCGCTTGCATCGGTCACCGGCCCTTGCATCGCCGTTCTCCAGGCCGGGCAGATCAATACCGGCGCCTTCGACGATTTTCCCCGCATTATCCCGGCCCTGAAGGAAAACGGCGCCTGGGTCCATGTCGACGGCGCCTTCGGCCTCTGGGCGCAGGCATCGGCGAAATTCAGCCATCTGAGCCGCGGCGTCGAGGCCGCCGACAGCTGGGCGACGGACGGTCACAAATGGCTGCAGACGCCCTATGACTGCGGCTATGCGATCGTGCGCGACGAGCTCGCCCACCGCCGCGCCATGACGATCGCCGCAAGCTACCTGCCGCTTGCCGCCGAAGGCGAGCGCGACCCCTCCCATTACGTGCCGGAGCTTTCCCGGCGCGCCCGGGGCTTTGCCACCTGGGCGATGCTGAAACATCTCGGCCGCGACGGCATCGCCGCCCTCATCGACCAATGCTGCGCCTCCGCCCGGCTGCTCGCCGACCGTCTCGCGCGCGAACCCGGCATCACCATCTTGAACGAGGCCACGCTGAACCAGCTCATCCTCCGCTTCGCCGCCGACCGCCCGGACGATGAAAGCGACGCGATCACCCGCAGGACCATCGAAAAGATCCGCGAGGACGCCGCCCTCTTCGCCGGCGGCGCCAAATGGCGCGGCCGCGACGTCCTGCGCCTCTCCGTCACCAATTTCCAGACGACTGCCGATGAGGCCCGCCTGGCCGCCGACAGCATCATCGCCGCCTTCCGAAGCGTCAGCCGCGGCTGA